A section of the Harmonia axyridis chromosome 2, icHarAxyr1.1, whole genome shotgun sequence genome encodes:
- the LOC123672603 gene encoding splicing factor YJU2-like — protein sequence MSERKVLNKYYPPDFDPSKIPRMKLPKNRQYTVRLMAPFNMRCETCGEYIYKGKKFNARKEDVENENYLGIRIYRFYIKCTRCLQEISFKTDPQSTDYVIEAGATRNFMALKLAEEQALREEEEAKEEEANNPMKLLENRTKQSKNEIELLESLEEIKDMNRRQEAIDYNAMLSQYDSKLTEREREEKMQQMDEEYIKTIKFGQQGQKKRIIVEEEIIEDIIEEHPAKIAKTATSDLIFSSKVSNSKIKPKNNLVLVKPKNSNQKSDEKLKNDEETQTAVTKDNIIPSTMSKSSSSLLVQYSDSDESDQ from the exons ATGTCCGAGAGAAAAGTTTTAAAT aaatattatcCACCAGATTTTGATCCTAGTAAAATACCTCGTATGAAATTACCTAAAAATAGACAGTATACTGTACGCTTGATGGCTCCTTTCAATATGCGATGTGAAACTTGCGGTGAATATATTTATAAGGGAAAGAAATTCAATGCTCGGAAGGAAGATGTGGAAAATGAGAATTACCTAGGGATAAGGATATATCGCTTTTATATTAAA TGCACAAGATGCCTTCAGGAGATCTCTTTCAAAACTGATCCTCAATCAACAGATTATGTGATTGAAGCAGGTGCGACCAGAAATTTTATGGCTCTCAAACTAGCAGAAGAGCAAGCTTTGAGAGAGGAAGAAGAGGCTAAAGAAGAAGAGGCAAATAATCCTATGAAATTATTAGAGAACAGAACAAAACAAtctaaaaatgaaatagaattaTTAGAATCACTTGAAGAAATCAAAGACATGAATAGAAGGCAAGAAGCTATCGATTATAATGCAATGTTATCACAATATGATAGTAAATTGACAGAAAGGGAAAGGGAAGAAAAAATGCAGCAAATGGATGAAGAATATATCAA GACTATCAAGTTTGGACAGCAAGGTCAAAAAAAGAGAATTATTGTtgaagaagaaattattgaagataTTATCGAAGAACATCCTGCAAAAATTGCCAAAACTGCAACTTCAGATCTTATATTCAGTTCGAAAGTTTCAAATAGTAAAATTAAACCTAAGAACAACTTAGTGTTAGTTAAACCCAAGAACAGTAATCAGAAATCGGatgagaaattgaaaaatgatgaagAGACTCAAACTGCAGTAACGAAAGATAATATAATACCTTCCACTATGAGCAAATCATCTTCATCTTTACTGGTTCAATATTCAGACAGCGATGAGAGTGACCAATAA